The genomic DNA GTTTCAGTGACGAATGCCGGTTTGGGATCCTGACGCCTCATTTTAACGACGGACGCCGAGTTGGGAAAACGCTCCGATGGCTCGGAGAAACACAGAAGTGAGAGAGACGAACGAAACTATTCAATGTTTGTTTGAATGTGCAAACACTCGATCATCCTTAACCCTCTGGACCCGACGAGATGTTCAGCTGTGAGATCAACaggataaaactaaaataaacctaaacttATATCAATATTCTGTCACTGATACTGTATGGAATTAAAGAGAGAATatggaatttatttgtagtttttggacaaaagtgatcttttattttcataaatgagGCGGAAGACGGACGTCGATCTGACGGCTGCAAACATGGGAGGGTATGGGGGCGGAGCATAACGGAGCCGTCCGCTACTAGAAATCCAACAATGAGGAAACCGATCGTTAGTTTACTTTGGGGTGGGGGCCAACATTAATTTTATACAACGACAACTCTGTTGTATAAAGCgagaaagtcccgcccaccgctGTTACGagaggcgagcagttcagagtggccagacacgcccccacctgagagcagattcctGCTGAGCTGACCTGAAATCCAGTTGGatcaaaaacctttttattattgttcacAAACACAGTAAGGACAttttatgagagaaaaaagctgaaaaaaaaaaatggaattccAGGGAAAATGTGACACGGACAGCAGTGCAAGGAGAGAAATTCTGGTAGCTGAAGCCAGACGGGCAGACGGGCAGACTGAAGCAGACTGAAGCAGACTGAAGCAGACTGAAGCACATAAGAAAGTTCACATggtggagctgtgaggtctgtgatgttcctctatcAACTGAAACCGTTCATAAATGTGGTCCAAAGGAATTTGGGACTTCGTCTGGAtttctttctacattttcattcaaaaacatgttgatcaGTTtgttgacaacatttttttctagtttctttaaacaaaattacaccaaactttcattctgttgtgaaaacagttttttaaacatttttggggtttgaACAGACCAATGAATCCCTTTTTTCCAGAcgggattttctgtttttgcatgatttgaTGTCTAGAgtatgaatacaacatggaaagaTGACCTAATAAAGGTCGAGTCACACTGGAGAGGttctgctgattaaaatgataccaaataagaagcaggtagtctttcaaatagaaaatacagaggtaaattggctttaaagggttaaatctaaTGTGGTTATTTTTGCAGGTTTTATAATCCAAACCCTGTTTGGCAGAGATCTGGGACCAAGGAAAAACTGGCATCGGCGTTCGGAAAAGTTGATAACGTGTAGGTTTTGAGCTCCTTTGTGACTTTATGTTCTATCTGCAGATTATTGTTGACGTTATCTTGTCTTTACAGGAAACTAAATGCTCCACAGCTTCCACCCGTTCACACCTTCGGAATGGTTTTGTCTCCAGACTCCATCGGTAGATCGTCtcagaaaaaccaaaacacaaaatgttgaaatatctTCATGAAAACAGTGAGCGCATGTTGGCCCCTCCCCTCACAGGAGCTGCAGAAATAATCCACGGCACAGATCTGGGTCAGTACACCAGCGGGCCGGTCCAAGCGCTGAGGCACCGCCTCAAGAACCTCAACTTCCAGAACTTTCCCTCTGTGACCAAGGCCTTCCAACACTACGACAAGGTAGGAGTAAAAACAGTAGGATACACAGAGGATTACCTCCACTTTCTGTGGTTCATGACTGTCGGATCGCCGTAAATCACCAGACAGGAAAAGGATCGATCGACAGAGACGACCTGAGGGCGGTCCTCCACCAGTTCCTGCTGCATGTGAAGGAAGCGGTTCTGGATCAGCTCCTGGCCTACTGCGGCGCCGACAGAGACGGGCTCATCAGCTTCACCCAGTTCACCAACTTCCTCACCTGGAAGGACTTGATGCCCCTTCACAGCCAGAAGCTGCGGGGTCGACGGAAAGGTCGGCGAGCCGCCGAGTTCTCACTCGTAGAAAGAGTTTCTCACCAAACCGGCTGAAGAAGCAAACAGAGAAATGAGCCGTGTTAAAGTAAAGAAAGGATGAACGTTAAACAgctaaataaatgctaaaaaaatctgacaatatttataaatacagatatttatcatatttttaatatctaaataagtaaaacaattaaagagtcgatcatttatgttaaaaaggaatgtttggattttgggaaagtttgaataaatgctaaaaaattcaaatatttattaacataaatatatataatactttaaatgtataaataagtaaaagaataaaaacgttaataatatatgttaaaaaagggTCACTTGGATTTTGggaaagtttaaataaatgctcatttgtggATTTGTGTAGTTTATCTGTACCAAGACACTTTATAAATGAGGATTACAAcaacttaataaaaaatgaaatgtatgaaTGAATCATCAAAATACTCCAGATAGTAATAACATACAGATATTTACAAACGTGTAAAGTCCTTTTCCAGTAACGGAGCCTTTCAGGCCTGTCTGctgctgatcaaaacctaaCAGGAGccgaggtttttttttttacccttttaaactacattgttgtttttttataataaataaatatatttattttggggcgttaataaatgcataaatattgAGATAAACTGGATTTTTCTCGAAgtgtaaagtgttttttttttacttttgacaaaggctcatatgactttctttcaaaataaaagacttcctgtcccaaacaggaacattgaAGCGAACCAAAAGTATTCTTAAACAACatgagacaaaaatgacattttctcttgttatacttTAGGTTTTCTTTGAGCCGCCATCATTTTTCCTACTTACTAATGCTGTTTACTGGagcataaacataaaacatgatTGATTAATGATCCAGTAGAAAAATGATATGAAGAATACACAAATCTATTTATCTTTAGCCACTCCCCCTGAATATCTACTACCAGTAATCATTGCtatgcagcataagataaaatgtacttaaaagtcttaaaataatcTCAGTAATCAGAAAAGCTCAGACTTTGCATGTGTTTAATTAAGGACATAAAAACTCATTCTTGAGACAATGGAAAGTGTTGATTGTAGGTAGACAAACTATTGTTGTAAAAAGATCACAGCTTTTGTTATGACTTTAATTGGGATTTCAAAAGAGGAATTAAAGACAAAAGGATcagaaaatagaaacaaaagatGTTTCTGTTTGATATAATTCTGTTAGAATTCTGTAAACTGAACtactttttattccattttcacatttttgtaattactttaaaatattctccTGTAGAATCCtcagattttaaaatgaccTGTTGATCCACCAATGTCTATTTTTGCCTTCCATGTGTTATATTACATCATAACATCtgaatttattgtatttattgtttttatttgtattgcaTTTTCCTCACTAACCAGTTTTCACTCACATATTtccttctctctttctcttttgATGAGGTTTGAGCAACAACATTAGCTCTGAATTCTGAATCTGAATGAATGTGATGCAGGAGTTTTGCTCATTTTGAGAacgtttctgttgtttttctcctgcagaacATCAGTCCGGCCCGTCAGAACCAGCAGAGGAGCTCGTCTCTCAGACTCTGATCAAGCCTGAAGATCTGGATTCAGTCCGACCTTCCAGCACCGAGAAGACCGTCAGAACTCTGAGGAGAACCAGCGCAGCTCCAGACCAGTTCACGACCTCCTCCTCTGTCATCGGGGCCGTCAGGAGCACAGCAGGTCAGTCGGGGAGATATTCCTAATTCCTTTATCCTGGAGATTTCTTcaagttttgtgtgtttgtctccACACAGACTGTCGCGCCTGCGGCGTCCCGTCTGTTTGCTCCGATCTTCCAGCTCCGCCCATCAAGAGGATGGGCGACACCACGAACTACGGAGATTCCTCCACAGCAGCAGATCTTCTTCATCCCTCCGACCACGCCCTCAGAGGAGTTCACCAGGAGCACCTCCTCTGCCCTCGCTCCAAGGAGGAGGTAATCAGCTCCTCCCACCAGAGGGCGCTCTTCTGGCTCCGGATGTTTctctgaaaaaacagaaataaaaacagattttatgggaagtttttttaatataaatgttgaAACCTTTAGAGCTTTGTGATCTTAAGAGGATCTGATGATCGACTCAGATGATCTCCTGCAGAAATCTGAGAGATAATCGTCTTGACTGACTCTCAAACATGACCGTTTTTGTGGTTTGATTTGACAGATTTACATGAAACTGTTATTGGAGTTAGATCTCATATCATCTTTATAAAGTTAGACATTGATATTAGTCTTTTTGAGCATTGTGACTTTTTCAGCATCtaattagattttgttttatcaGAGTTCCCAAACGGTCTCAAAGTCCTAAAAGCATCGAATGTATTAAACTGGAAATAATACcccaaaaatcttaaattttgaCATCTGAGCCATAAACATTGTGCTGtttgaaagttttgtttcacatttcatttcaaaaatgtcatttttcaacCAAATTATTTCGAtcaaataaaggaaataaacagcagcagaaccaaTAATACTAACAAATAATACTAACCAATAATACTAACCAATAATACTAACCAATAATACTAACAAATAATACTAACCAATAATACTAACCAATAATACTAACCAATAATACTAACCACtggtttaaaaaagaagcatcacagaccacaaacaagatacgaagctgcagttttgatcataaaatgggaataaatgattaaaatgggATATAATAAATAGAATGGATAATTGGCTGAGATATTGGTCTTCACTTTGATATACATGACCTTAAAAAGGTCCTAAAAAGTCTTAGAATCCTGTAGAAACCTGTTAATTATGTGTATTTGAGTATAGAAAATgggtttaaaaatgacagaaaaagtgCAGATTTTTGCGTCTGACCTTCTTAACCTTTGCGCTCAGGTCGCAGAGATCTTCAGGAATGTTGGCGTGGACGTTTCAGAGGAGACGTTCGAGGAGGCCTGGAAGCTGGCGTCTCTGAAACATCCCGACGGGGAGGTTTGTGTCGAGACTTTCCGTAACACGATGAAGGAAATAAAAGCGATGTGAGGATCGAGTACGCTCAACAACACATTTCTGTTcgtcagatcttttttttatatttaatgaaaCCAAATTTAAGtcagaaacaaaatattttaatagaaaaatcaaTTATTGCTTAATTGTCAAATGAATCTTCATCCACAAGAGTTCACTTTTAgatcaaaatgaataaacattCATAATTCTGGTGATTTTTACAACATAAACattgtaactaaatatttatctagaatatttacataaatctttaacttaatgtcatttttgccccttttttgttcttgtgttttaaaaatggggaacatggatttattcttttttttcttgtcataaaataaaataaccccAAACTGGGTCCCTGAGCCTCTCAaacacagggttgtgtcaggaagggggTAAAAACTCCCCCAAATCACTGATGATAAGCAATTGGGGTGGTCTCACTCGAATGGGATGAGAAGAACAATgactgaggttcacatagatgataaactatgtaggtttttacatcctgttgacctgaagacgtcttgtttgttcaactctacctccagaatgaacagatttatatggaaagcaaaactttggtaaaagtttaatcttttatgtgttaaagcacatattatcttatgctgcacaacattgttactcgctgtccagagctgcactgtgatgatcctgtttggaacagagcagcttttattttgaaaataagtaaaaaaaaaaaagaaaaaagaaaaaacacattttgagagatccTAGGTTATTTTCacatatttgcttttgtttgtgccaaaaaatagacaaaattcatatttattattaaaaaaagaaggtcatcaatgcaaatccaaatttctttaagGTTAAAtcaagactatgcggctccttctaggtgtTTATCAGAAGAAAACGAGTCCAAACGACTCCTTTACTGTTAAAGGGTGACGACCTCTGTGATAATATAGTGACCAGcacgtttaaaatgttttggtgagtttttacTCAGATTGGGCTTGTTTTTgaccaatctggcaacactgcagactGATGCTGCGCTTGCATGAAATCTGTAAGAGAATTCAAGCTCACCCCTCGATATGGGAAGACTTTCCCTCTCCATCGGCGTTCCTTACTTCTGCTGTCATTTCTGCgccattttttcatttcaaaggcCGTTTATGTAGAGTTGTTTCAGAGAAATGATGTTTACAACACGTTCCGACCATCTTGTGTGGTTACCTCCTAACCTCAGCTTAAGTTTTTCCAGCTGACCAGGATCTTTTCACAGCTGCACAGCTCAAACTTCGTTTTCTGCATTTACTTCCATGCATTTGTCTTGAAAAGCTGCAGCTGAGCGTTCCAGCTCTTCATTAAATCTCCATCCCGACACTCTTCTGAAGGGAAGCTGACCCAGACGACAGCGTGATGGATCCTCACCTGTCAATCCACTCAAATCCTgtggagaaggaaaaacaaggagaatggaatacatttttttacttttgtgcaATTAAGACGTACGGAATGATCCAAAGGATTGTTGCCTTAATGCGATTAATGACACGAGTTGGCGTTCGTCCTCACATGATTGTAATACAGAAATCACTGAGGAAACGTTCGcttctgtgtgttttattaaagcCAGTGACGCACAGGCATCATAAATTGTTTAGTGATGTCACTGTATCCATGACTTTAAGCTCTCAGCACTTATTTAATCTCATTATGACGAGACGCCCCCCCACGCAAACTTGCACAGACCCCCTCCTGCTACCAGGAACATTAGAGTAATCCTCCACGCCTGTCATTACGCACACATTAGCGGCTGTTAATGCAGCTTTGGGCCGTCTGCATCATTAACATCACAGCCGCTTTCTCTGGGACCAGTTTCCTTTAGATGTTCCTGCAGAAACTCTTCatctacttttttattgtttcaccACCTGGAACCTGGAACCTGGTTTCccaatcattgactgtatatgagaactggacggagtgactcctcccctaaATCATTATGTTGGTCAGAATGACCATTCCTGCTCTGGtaccttttttaacatcttcttgatgaTCCTCTTGATGATATTTTCTGTCTAGTTAAGTTATAAACTCACCAATAAAAGTAGGAGGAGCCTGCTGGCCTCCACTTTCAAAACCTTTGACAGAGGCGTGGCCTtccagcaagctcactcctaaCTGTTGTcctgagtggttgccatagaaacttgctgagaccgacttggaccaatcactggtGGTTGAGGTTCTAGCAAAACAAGTGATGACTGAACGGAGGTTGTGGTTGGAGTTTGAGATAAACTCTCTTCTATGGGTTACATCACACCGACTCACTGCAGTTCTCAGATACTCTCAGTGGCGTGCGGCTTGGAACATTGGAGAACATCGGGCAGGACGAGATCAAATCATTTCTCCTGTGAACTACAGATACTCAAAATTATGATCTGGATCTGCTAATAGCTTCAAATTAGTTATTGTTCACTAGATCTAATGTAGGAACCatcaaaatatgataaatatgttttacacGAACAACAGAGCGGATGACCATCGAGGACCAATCATAACGTCTAAACTTCCAGCTCCACTCAGAAGTCAGACTTTctctttttcactttctttacCTGAGTACAGGTAAATAGAGAAGACATCACCTTCAGTAAGCTTTACTCCCTGAtcattttttctcaacacaaagAAACTTCCTCTAGAAGAGGTCTGACAAAAACCTGATCCCCTCGTGTCACGTAACCGGGTCACCGTCAAGGAAAACATTAATGAAAAGGAACTCCAACAATATGAAGACAATCCAGTTCaatcttacatttttcatttttacaaattaatgTTTAGCAAaatcagttacatttttaattgtcatgttttcaaatgaaaatgcgTTTCACAATTGACAATTCAGAATGTCTTTTTGGAAATAATATAAAGATAAATTTTCAGTTTGAAgtttgtttaactttatttaaagtccttaggctttattttgttagttttttttacatcaaatccaaatgaaataacaaaacagcaaaaaccacattgacaaaataaaacaatttttatatgGAACTTTTCAAAATCCCATTTTCAAGTAGTAAATTGAATGATCTGAGaattaaatattagtttgaAATATGAGTGAAAGAAATCACAGATTCAATCCAGAATTTTTATTGTGACCTTTCTGTGAAAATGAAcctgaaatgaaaatgtttgcagtttGGATTCTGTTTCATCACAGCTGGAAGTCCTAAAGGAGTTACTACAGTCTGGATGTAACAGAACAGTGAAGGAACAGAACCCGCAGTGAAGAGCTTTCATTCAGACGTTCTCTGAGGAGCCAACATTAGACATGAAACACAACGTTGAAGGCACCGAAAAAGACTTCAGGAAGGTCCGAACAGGTCCGGTCTCATGTGGTTCATAGAGTCCATTTCTCTAGCCTCCGTAGAAGCAGCAGCTTCTGCTGGATCACTTGGCCGGGCCCCAGCTCCAGTGCCAGACCGTGGTGATGGTCCAGTCTGGAGGAGCTCCACTGGTCAACTCTCTGTGGAATCTGGAGCAAAATTAAAGAGGAGAAATTCAGGGGAGCTCATGATGAAgctgaaggttctggttctggtccgtTTGTGGTGAGAATGGAGCAAGAACATCTTAGGAGATACTCAGAGAAATATTTATCCATATGGACTCACTGTAGAGGCCGCTTTCATTAATGTCGAGttcaattaaactttatttaaaatctgtttgcacacagtcatgaaaaaaacatgacaaccAACACCTGAACACGAGGAGGACAAGAAGGATAAATGAAACTCCTGCAGAAATACTTACTCATATACTGCAGTTGCTATTTTCCTCTGTGGACCTTCAGCTTCTTCACTTGGAGCCACTTTGAAGATTTTAGAACCTTCCGGGTCTTCAGGACCTtcatgtgacgacagaagcCAAAACCTCATGACCACAGAGCAGAATTTTCTTCCTGTGAAGATAAAAAGAGAAACTCTTAATCCATATAAACGTTCATGCACAATGTCACTGAGTTTAAGCACCAAAGCTTTCACATTAGCTGCGTTCCATCACACACGtgcacaaaactttatagaAATGTTGAATGTTTCACAATgtcacagtttccattaaatcctaattatgcaaataaacaaataacaactcatgcgataagtcattaaacaTGGCGATGGATGAGAAGACAAGTATTGTTTGAAGTTGATTCACAAAAatggagcatttgggtgacgtcacgtCGACGGTGGCAATGAGCTTCCTCCGAAtgaaaggcgctatataaatgaataaagtttgaataaatatatgcaagaagaatgataaaaaataactattctAACAAGTACGCAGATGGACCGtttcttctgtttgaaaacacggcAACATCTATTCAGGTTTCTGTCACGGCATGAGGGCATATCCTCGTCTGTCAAAGCAAGGAGACGTGAAACGACAGGaactaacgacgctagcaactgttgctaaggacttttctgacgacactgtgaaacgacaggagctaacgaccctagcaactgttgctaaggacttttctgactaCACTGTGatacgacaggagctaacgacgctagcaactgttgctaaggacttttctcactacactgtgaaacgacaggagctaacgaccctagcaactgttgctaaggacttttctgactaCACTGTGAAACAACACAAGCTAACGAccctagcaactgttgctaaggactttttgaCTACACTGTGAAACGACACAAGCTAATGAccctagcaactgttgctaaggacttttctgacgaccagattcAATAACAATAACAAATGTATAGTTTTAAGCATAATTGAACTATAACATCACGGAGCAAATCCAAAGCTGTCATCAAAGACGTGTGGATATGCAGAAGAtgttgcttagtagacatttaACTTTCATATTAGGGCGGGNNNNNNNNNNNNNNNNNNNNNNNNNNNNNNNNNNNNNNNNNNNNNNNNNNNNNNNNNNNNNNNNNNNNNNNNNNNNNNNNNNNNNNNNNNNNNNNNNNNNNNNNNNNNNNNNNNNNNNNNNNNNNNNNNNNNNNNNNNNNNNNNNNNNNNNNNNNNNNNNNNNNNNNNNNNNNNNNNNNNNNNNNNNNNNNNNNNNNNNNNNNNNNNNNNNNNNNNNNNNNNNNNNNNNNNNNNNNNNNNNNNNNNNNNNNNNNNNNNNNNNNNNNNNNNNNNNNNNNNNNNNNNNNNNNNNNNNNNNNNNNNNNNNNNNNNNNNNNNNNNNNNNNNNNNNNNNNNNNNNNNNNNNNNNNNNNNNNNNNNNNNNNNNNNNNNNNNNNNNNNNNNNNNNNNNNNNNNNNNNNNNNNNNNNNNNNNNNNNNNNNNNNNNNNNNNNNNNNNNNNNNNNNNNNNNNNNNNNNNNNNNNNNNNNNNNNNNNNNNNNNNNNNNNNNNNNNNNNNNNNNNNNNNNNNNNNNNNNNNNNNNNNNNNNNNNNNNNNNNNNNNNNNNNNNNNNNNNNNNNNNNNNNNNNNNNNNNNNNNNNNNNNNNNNNNNNNNNNNNNNNNNNNNNNNNNNNNNNNNNNNNNNNNNNNNNNNNNNNNNNNNNNNNNNNNNNNNNNNNNNNNNNNNNNNNNNNNNNNNNNNNNNNNNNNNNNNNNNNNNNNNNNNNNNNNNNNNNNNNNNNNNNNNNNNNNNNNNNNNNNNNNNNNNNNNNNNNNNNNNNNNNNNNNNNNNNNNNNNNNNNNNNNNNNNNNNNNNNNNNNNNNNNNNNNNNNNNNNNNNNNNNNNNNNNNNNNNNNNNNNNNNNNNNNNNNNNNNNNNNNNNNNNNNNNNNNNNNNNNNNNNNNNNNNNNNNNNNNNNNNNNNNNNNNNNNNNNNNNNNNNNNNNNNNNNNNNNNNNNNNNNNNNNNNNNNNNNNNNNNNNNNNNNNNNNNNNNNNNNNNNNNNNNNNNNNNNNNNNNNNNNNNNNNNNNNNNNNNNNNNNNNNNNNNNNNNNNNNNNNNNNNNNNNNNNNNNNNNNNNNNNNNNNNNNNNNNNNNNNNNNNNNNNNNNNNNNNNNNNNNNNNNNNNNNNNNNNNNNNNNNNNNNNNNNNNNNNNNNNNNNNNNNNNNNNNNNNNNNNNNNNNNNNNNNNNNNNNNNNNNNNNNNNNNNNNNNNNNNNNNNNNNNNNNNNNNNNNNNNNNNNNNNNNNNNNNNNNNNNNNNNNNNNNNNNNNNNNNNNNNNNNNNNNNNNNNNNNNNNNNNNNNNNNNNNNNNNNNNNNNNNNNNNNNNNNNNNNNNNNNNNNNNNNNNNNNNNNNNNNNNNNNNNNNNNNNNNNNNNNNNNNNNNNNNNNNNNNNNNNNNNNNNNNNNNNNNNNNNNNNNNNNNNNNNNNNNNNNNNNNNNNNNNNNNNNNNNNNNNNNNNNNNNNNNNNNNNNNNNNNNNNNNNNNNNNNNNNNNNNNNNNNNNNNNNNNNNNNNNNNNNNNNNNNNNNNNNNNNNNNNNNNNNNNNNNNNNNNNNNNNNNNNNNNNNNNNNNNNNNNNNNNNNNNNNNNNNNNNNNNNNNNNNNNNNNNNNNNNNNNNNNNNNNNNNNNNNNNNNNNNNNNNNNNNNNNNNNNNNNNNNNNNNNNNNNNNNNNNNNNNNNNNNNNNNNNNNNNNNNNNNNNNNNNNNNNNNNNNNNNNNNNNNNNNNNNNNNNNNNNNNNNNNNNNNNNNNNNNNNNNNNNNNNNNNNNNNNNNNNNNNNNNNNNNNNNNNNNNNNNNNNNNNNNNNNNNNNNNNNNNNNNNNNNNNNNNNNNNNNNNNNNNNNNNNNNNNNNNNNNNNNNNNNNNNNNNNNNNNNNNNNNNNNNNNNNNNNNNNNNNNNNNNNNNNNNNNNNNNNNNNNNNNNNNNNNNNNNNNNNNNNNNNNNNNNNNNNNNNNNNNNNNNNNNNNNNNNNNNNNNNNNNNNNNNNNNNNNNNNNNNNNNNNNNNNNNNNNNNNNNNNNNNNNNNNNNNNNNNNNNNNNNNNNNNNNNNNNNNNNNNNNNNNNNNNNNNNNNNNNNNNNNNNNNNNNNNNNNNNNNNNNNNNNNNNNNNNNNNNNNNNNNNNNNNNNNNNNNNNNNNNNNNNNNNNNNNNNNNNNNNNNNNNNNNNNNNNNNNNNNNNNNNNNNNNNNNNNNNNNNNNNNNNNNNNNNNNNNNNNNNNNNNNNNNNNacgctagcaactgttgctaaggacttttctgacgacactgtgaaacgacaggagctaacgaccctagcaactgttgctaaggacttttttgacgacactgtgaaacgacaggagctaacgacccTAGCAACtattgctaaggacttttctgactaCACTGTGAAACAACATgagctaatgacgctagcaactattgctaaggacttttctgactaCACTGTGAAATAACacgagctaacgacgctagcaactgttgctaaggacttttctgactaCACTGTGAAACAACACGAGCTAATG from Oryzias melastigma strain HK-1 linkage group LG16, ASM292280v2, whole genome shotgun sequence includes the following:
- the efhb gene encoding EF-hand domain-containing family member B, producing MNFTDSDFAHKRTNSAVHQNMPAAGKVKPEGDHVDSCLQDYTGPPTPPAVRRVRSSIHPGLGAVRVHRGKAKDPDVASSLIHGISTKPSSSDRSLLNPPEQTLFQEKLLELKESVYTSRKKAPLGRSRHQAAQLPSWFTHNTTFGIKTVEGLDVREIMNPPKTAEEAEKEAQEGHEAHRRSHKDFFVGEQIDRKYDSRSFSDECRFGILTPHFNDGRRVGKTLRWLGETQKFYNPNPVWQRSGTKEKLASAFGKVDNVKLNAPQLPPVHTFGMVLSPDSIGAAEIIHGTDLGQYTSGPVQALRHRLKNLNFQNFPSVTKAFQHYDKTGKGSIDRDDLRAVLHQFLLHVKEAVLDQLLAYCGADRDGLISFTQFTNFLTWKDLMPLHSQKLRGRRKEHQSGPSEPAEELVSQTLIKPEDLDSVRPSSTEKTVRTLRRTSAAPDQFTTSSSVIGAVRSTADCRACGVPSVCSDLPAPPIKRMGDTTNYGDSSTAADLLHPSDHALRGVHQEHLLCPRSKEEVAEIFRNVGVDVSEETFEEAWKLASLKHPDGEVCVETFRNTMKEIKAM